One part of the Vitis riparia cultivar Riparia Gloire de Montpellier isolate 1030 chromosome 6, EGFV_Vit.rip_1.0, whole genome shotgun sequence genome encodes these proteins:
- the LOC117916278 gene encoding uncharacterized protein LOC117916278 produces the protein MGYIYEAMNRAKDAIVRSFNGNEEKYKEIFNIIDKRWEIQLHRPLHAAGYFLNPEFFYDKPEIEYDAEIMSDLYKCILRLTRDPAKQEKVVAEVSLFTNAQGLFGNELAVRTRKTRAPAEWWAAYGASAPNLQKFAMKVLNLTCSASGCERNWSIFENIHSKRRNRLDHQRLNDLVYIKYNRALKRRYNERNTIDPISLKDIDDSNEWLIGRMEDEDSHGELLELRRPGLILELELEQAQA, from the exons atgggatacatctatgaggccatgaatagagctaaggatgcaattgtgagaagttttaatggaaatgaagagaagtacaaagaaatcttcaacATCATTGATAAGAGGTGGGAGATTCAGCTTCATCGGCCTTTGCATGCAGCAGGGTACTTTTTGAACCCGGAATTCTTCTATGATAAGCCAGAAATAGAGTATGATGCCGAGATTATGAGTGATTTGTATAAATGCATCTTAAGGCTAACAAGAGACCctgctaagcaagaaaaagttGTGGCCGAAGTGAGTTTGTTCACAAATGCCCAAGGACTATTCGGGAATGAGTTAGCTGTTAGGACAAGAAAGACTAGAGCACCag CTGAATGGTGGGCTGCATATGGAGCTTCAGCTCCAAATTTGCAAAAGTTTGCAATGAAAGTCCTCAACTTAACATGCAGTGCATCAGGTTGTGAACGGAAttggagcatctttgaaaat ATTCATAGCAAGAGGAGAAATAGGTTAGATCATCAACGCTTGAATGATTTGGTGTACATCAAGTATAATCGAGCCTTGAAGAGAAGATACAATGAACGTAACACCATTGACccaatttccttgaaagatatagatgatagcaatgaatggttgatagggagaatggaagatgaggattctcatggag AGCTGCTAGAGCTGAGGAGGCCAGGTTTGATACTAGAGCTAGAGCTAGAGCAAGCTCAAGCATAA